Proteins from a single region of Pseudomonas ekonensis:
- a CDS encoding cytochrome c1: MKKLFVALILAALPVLSFAAEHGGPELEKVDIDVSDKAALQDGARTFANYCMGCHSAKFQRYERVADDLGIPHELMLEKLVFTGAKIGDHMSIGMQPADAKTWFGAAPPDLTLVARVRGTDWLYGYLKSFYEDPARPWGVNNKVFPNVGMPNVLVGLQGRQVVGCKQVQIVDDGKKQYDPLTGTPLTHEACDQLTIVPKTGTLNEEQFDEKVKNLVTFLAYSANPVKLQHQRIGTYVLLYLAFFFVFAYLLKREYWKDVH; encoded by the coding sequence ATGAAAAAGTTATTTGTTGCTCTGATTCTTGCTGCATTGCCTGTGCTGTCCTTCGCGGCCGAACACGGTGGCCCCGAGCTGGAAAAGGTCGATATCGACGTCTCCGACAAAGCGGCCCTTCAGGACGGCGCGCGCACCTTCGCCAACTACTGCATGGGTTGCCACAGCGCCAAGTTCCAGCGTTACGAGCGTGTGGCCGATGACCTGGGCATCCCTCACGAACTGATGCTGGAGAAGCTGGTGTTCACCGGCGCCAAGATCGGCGACCACATGAGCATCGGCATGCAGCCTGCCGACGCCAAGACCTGGTTCGGCGCAGCGCCGCCGGACCTGACCCTGGTGGCCCGGGTTCGCGGCACCGACTGGCTCTACGGTTACCTGAAGTCGTTCTACGAAGACCCGGCGCGCCCATGGGGTGTGAACAACAAGGTTTTCCCGAACGTCGGCATGCCTAACGTGCTGGTCGGCCTGCAAGGTCGCCAGGTCGTGGGTTGCAAACAGGTGCAGATCGTCGACGACGGCAAGAAGCAATACGACCCGTTGACCGGTACGCCGCTGACCCACGAGGCCTGCGACCAGCTGACCATCGTGCCGAAGACCGGCACGCTGAACGAAGAGCAGTTCGATGAGAAGGTGAAGAATCTGGTAACCTTCCTGGCTTACTCGGCTAACCCGGTCAAGCTGCAGCATCAGCGCATCGGTACCTACGTCTTGCTGTACCTGGCGTTCTTCTTTGTGTTCGCCTACCTGCTCAAGCGTGAATACTGGAAAGACGTGCACTGA
- a CDS encoding glutathione S-transferase N-terminal domain-containing protein, translating to MGVTNRLACYSDPADHYSHRVRIVLAEKGVSAEIIYVEAGRQPPKLIEVNPYGSLPTLVDRDLALWESTVVMEYLDERYPHPPLMPVYPVARANSRLLMHRIQRDWCGQVDLILDPRSKEAARVVARKELRESLTGVSPLFADKPFFLSEEQSLVDCCLLPILWRLPVMGIELPRPAKPLLDYMERQFAREAFQASLSGVERDMR from the coding sequence ATGGGCGTGACCAATCGGTTGGCCTGTTACTCCGACCCCGCCGACCACTATTCCCACCGAGTGCGCATCGTGCTTGCCGAGAAGGGTGTCAGCGCCGAAATCATTTACGTGGAGGCTGGCCGCCAGCCGCCTAAACTGATTGAGGTAAACCCGTACGGCAGCCTGCCCACCCTGGTCGACCGCGACCTGGCGCTGTGGGAGTCGACTGTGGTGATGGAGTACCTGGATGAGCGTTACCCGCACCCGCCGTTGATGCCGGTCTATCCGGTGGCGCGTGCCAACAGTCGTCTGCTGATGCACCGCATCCAGCGCGACTGGTGTGGTCAGGTGGATCTGATCCTGGATCCGCGCTCCAAGGAGGCGGCCCGTGTCGTGGCGCGCAAGGAGCTGCGCGAAAGCCTGACGGGCGTGTCGCCGCTGTTCGCCGACAAGCCGTTTTTCCTCAGTGAGGAACAAAGTCTGGTGGACTGCTGCCTACTGCCCATACTCTGGCGTTTGCCGGTCATGGGCATCGAACTGCCGCGGCCGGCCAAGCCGTTGCTTGATTACATGGAGCGCCAGTTTGCGCGTGAGGCTTTCCAGGCGAGTCTGTCTGGCGTCGAACGCGACATGCGCTAA
- a CDS encoding ClpXP protease specificity-enhancing factor encodes MNSSRPYLVRALYEWIVDNDCTPHMLVNAEYPAVQVPQGFASDGQIVLNISPNAVRHLHMDNDVVTFEGRFGGVPHSLYVPIGAILGIYARENGQGMVFDLESPMDDEEDIEPDDDVPPPDSEPPRPSGRPSLKVVK; translated from the coding sequence ATGAATTCCAGTCGACCTTATCTGGTCCGCGCGCTCTACGAGTGGATTGTGGACAACGACTGCACCCCGCACATGCTGGTCAATGCCGAATACCCCGCGGTGCAGGTGCCGCAGGGCTTCGCCAGCGACGGGCAGATCGTCCTGAACATTTCGCCCAATGCCGTTCGCCATCTGCACATGGACAACGACGTCGTGACCTTCGAAGGCCGCTTCGGTGGCGTCCCGCACAGCCTGTACGTGCCGATCGGCGCGATCCTCGGCATCTATGCACGGGAAAACGGCCAGGGCATGGTGTTCGACCTCGAGTCGCCGATGGACGACGAAGAGGACATCGAGCCGGATGACGACGTGCCGCCGCCGGACAGCGAACCGCCGCGCCCGAGCGGCCGGCCAAGCCTGAAAGTGGTGAAGTGA
- a CDS encoding BON domain-containing protein yields MTPNRLGLLALTLCLGISGCTSVVNASREAPIEDDRGTRTFGSKIDDSLIETKVGVNVAKADVGLDKDSHIVVTSFNGVVLLAGQTPRADLKAKAEQAAAGVQRVKTVHNELQVLQPSSLLARQNDAWLTTKIKTQMLTDANIPGSRIKVVTENGIVYLLGLLTKQEAAQATNLVQGVSGVQKIVKLFEYID; encoded by the coding sequence ATGACCCCTAATCGCCTCGGCCTTCTGGCCCTGACCCTGTGCCTCGGCATCAGCGGCTGCACCTCGGTGGTGAACGCCAGCCGTGAAGCCCCCATCGAAGACGACCGCGGCACCCGCACCTTCGGCAGCAAGATCGACGACTCGCTGATCGAGACCAAGGTCGGCGTCAATGTGGCCAAGGCCGACGTCGGCCTGGACAAGGATTCGCACATCGTCGTCACCAGCTTCAACGGCGTGGTGCTGCTGGCCGGCCAGACGCCGCGCGCCGACCTCAAGGCCAAGGCCGAACAGGCCGCCGCCGGCGTGCAGCGCGTGAAGACCGTGCACAACGAGCTGCAGGTGCTGCAGCCCTCGTCCCTGCTGGCCCGCCAGAACGACGCCTGGCTGACCACCAAGATCAAGACCCAGATGCTCACCGACGCCAACATCCCCGGCTCGCGCATCAAGGTCGTGACCGAAAACGGCATCGTCTACCTGCTGGGCCTGCTGACCAAACAGGAGGCCGCCCAGGCCACCAACCTGGTTCAGGGCGTTTCCGGCGTGCAGAAGATCGTGAAGCTGTTCGAGTACATCGACTGA
- a CDS encoding phosphoheptose isomerase, with amino-acid sequence MDMQSRIRQLFQASIDTKQQAMDVLAPHIEQASQVMVNALLNEGKMLSCGNGGSAGDAQHFSSELLNRFERERPSLPAIALTTDSSTITSIANDYSYNEVFSKQIRALGQPGDVLLAISTSGNSANIIQAIQAAHDREMIVVALTGRDGGGMASLLLPEDVEIRVPANVTARIQEVHLLAIHCLCDLIDSQLFGSEE; translated from the coding sequence ATGGACATGCAATCCCGAATTCGCCAGCTCTTTCAAGCCAGCATCGACACCAAGCAACAGGCGATGGACGTACTTGCACCGCACATCGAGCAAGCCAGCCAGGTGATGGTCAACGCCCTGCTCAACGAAGGCAAAATGCTGTCTTGCGGCAACGGCGGCTCGGCCGGCGACGCCCAGCACTTCTCCTCGGAACTGCTCAACCGCTTCGAGCGCGAGCGCCCGAGCCTGCCGGCCATCGCCCTGACCACCGACAGCTCGACCATCACCTCGATCGCCAACGACTACAGCTACAACGAGGTGTTCTCCAAGCAGATCCGCGCCCTGGGCCAACCGGGCGACGTGCTGCTGGCGATTTCGACCAGCGGCAACTCGGCGAACATCATTCAGGCGATCCAGGCCGCACATGACCGCGAAATGATTGTCGTAGCATTGACCGGACGCGACGGCGGCGGCATGGCGTCGCTGCTGCTGCCCGAAGACGTCGAGATCCGCGTTCCGGCCAACGTCACCGCACGTATTCAGGAAGTCCACTTGCTGGCGATCCATTGCCTTTGCGATCTGATCGACAGCCAACTGTTCGGGAGTGAAGAATGA
- a CDS encoding YraN family protein — MPDRSRQQSGKDAERQALEHLQHQGLRLLAQNWLCKRGELDLVMLDGDTVVFVEVRYRKNTQWGGALDSVDERKRQKLIFAAQYFLQREPRWANSPCRFDVVAIDNRPDQLNWLQNAFDS, encoded by the coding sequence ATGCCCGACAGGTCGCGCCAGCAAAGCGGCAAGGATGCCGAGCGCCAGGCGCTCGAGCATCTGCAGCACCAGGGCCTGCGCCTGCTGGCGCAGAACTGGCTTTGCAAACGCGGCGAGCTTGATCTGGTCATGCTCGATGGCGATACAGTAGTATTCGTCGAAGTCCGCTACCGGAAGAACACCCAATGGGGCGGCGCACTCGACAGCGTCGATGAGCGCAAACGGCAAAAACTGATTTTCGCCGCGCAGTATTTTCTTCAGCGCGAACCGCGCTGGGCCAATTCTCCCTGCCGCTTCGACGTGGTGGCCATCGACAACCGTCCCGATCAACTGAACTGGCTGCAGAATGCCTTCGACAGTTGA
- a CDS encoding penicillin-binding protein activator → MIACLRLLTALCLAALLAACASSPSSSLGELPRTPDASIEQLLEQAAQSKSPDKAALLRLSAADLAYRQGNAGQSAQILQQVPMEQLKPGQQVFAATLSAELAMTRNQPKAALTALNHPSLQRLGELSEAQQVRTGTVHARALEADGQTLAAARERIFIAPMLEGEAAAKNHEAIWTLIASLPTDQLQANATDDLGGWMSLALAVKTAGTLEQQQAAIDAWRSQHPKHPAAITLPLPLTKLKELASQPLSKIALLLPQDGPLASVGKALRDGFMAAHYQAQQAGQKPPAIEFYDSSRLTSLDEFYRKAQADGVQLVVGPLEKPLVKQLSTRPQLPITTLALNYSEGDQGPAQLFQFGLAAEDEAREVSRRARADGLHRAAIMVPRGEWGDRVLRAFSQDWQANGGSIVATERVDQPVQLAQQIADMFQLRQSEARAKSLQNAAGTNVAAQPSRRQDIEFIFLAATPQQAQQIKPTLNFQYAGDVPVYATSHVFSASGDVNQYNDMNGVRFCETPWLLDANDPLRKQVTAQWPQAAGSLGRLYAMGVDAYRLAPRLGQLKAMPDSRIEGQSGSLGMTQSQRVVRQLPWAEFVSGQVQRLPDTPR, encoded by the coding sequence AACAGGCCGCCCAGAGCAAATCCCCGGACAAGGCCGCCCTGCTGCGCCTGAGCGCCGCGGACCTGGCCTATCGCCAAGGCAATGCCGGGCAGTCCGCGCAGATCCTGCAGCAAGTGCCGATGGAGCAGCTCAAGCCCGGCCAGCAGGTCTTCGCCGCCACCCTGTCGGCGGAGCTGGCCATGACCCGCAACCAGCCGAAGGCCGCGCTGACCGCCCTGAATCATCCGAGCCTGCAGCGCCTGGGCGAACTCTCCGAGGCGCAGCAGGTGCGCACCGGCACCGTTCACGCCCGCGCGCTGGAGGCCGACGGCCAGACCCTGGCCGCCGCCCGCGAGCGCATCTTCATCGCGCCGATGCTCGAAGGCGAAGCCGCCGCCAAGAACCACGAAGCGATCTGGACGCTGATCGCCTCGCTGCCGACCGACCAACTGCAGGCCAACGCCACCGACGACCTCGGCGGCTGGATGAGCCTGGCCCTGGCCGTGAAGACCGCCGGCACCCTGGAGCAGCAACAGGCCGCCATCGACGCCTGGCGCTCGCAGCATCCCAAGCACCCGGCCGCCATCACCCTGCCGCTGCCGCTGACCAAGCTCAAGGAACTGGCCAGCCAGCCCCTGAGCAAGATCGCCCTGCTGCTGCCTCAGGACGGCCCGCTGGCCTCGGTGGGCAAAGCGCTGCGCGACGGCTTCATGGCCGCCCACTACCAGGCCCAGCAGGCCGGCCAGAAGCCGCCTGCCATTGAGTTCTACGACAGCTCGCGCCTGACCAGCCTCGACGAGTTCTACCGCAAGGCCCAGGCAGATGGCGTGCAACTGGTCGTCGGCCCGCTGGAGAAGCCGCTGGTCAAACAGCTGAGCACCCGCCCGCAACTGCCGATCACCACCCTGGCGCTGAACTACAGCGAAGGCGACCAAGGCCCGGCGCAACTGTTCCAGTTCGGCCTGGCCGCTGAAGACGAAGCCCGCGAAGTGTCCCGCCGCGCCCGCGCCGACGGCCTGCACCGCGCAGCGATCATGGTGCCGCGCGGCGAATGGGGCGACCGCGTCCTTCGCGCATTCAGCCAGGACTGGCAAGCCAACGGCGGCAGCATCGTCGCCACCGAACGCGTCGACCAGCCGGTGCAACTGGCCCAGCAGATCGCCGACATGTTCCAGCTGCGCCAGAGCGAGGCCCGCGCCAAGAGCCTGCAGAACGCCGCCGGCACCAACGTCGCTGCGCAACCGTCGCGCCGCCAGGACATCGAGTTCATCTTCCTGGCCGCCACCCCGCAGCAGGCCCAGCAGATCAAGCCGACCCTGAACTTCCAGTACGCCGGCGACGTGCCGGTCTACGCCACCTCCCACGTGTTCAGCGCCAGCGGCGACGTGAACCAGTACAACGACATGAACGGCGTTCGTTTCTGCGAAACCCCATGGCTGCTTGACGCCAACGACCCGCTGCGCAAGCAGGTGACCGCGCAGTGGCCGCAGGCCGCCGGCAGCCTCGGCCGCCTGTATGCGATGGGCGTCGACGCCTACCGCCTGGCGCCGCGCCTGGGCCAGCTCAAGGCCATGCCGGACAGCCGCATCGAAGGCCAGTCGGGCAGCCTGGGCATGACCCAGAGCCAGCGCGTCGTGCGTCAGCTGCCATGGGCCGAGTTCGTCAGCGGCCAGGTCCAGCGCCTGCCGGACACCCCGCGCTGA